In the Diprion similis isolate iyDipSimi1 chromosome 2, iyDipSimi1.1, whole genome shotgun sequence genome, one interval contains:
- the LOC124416335 gene encoding superoxide dismutase [Mn], mitochondrial → MFAARRAFAAGALSTKNVSRQKHTLPELPYDYRALEPVICAEIMELHHSKHHATYVNNLNIAEDKLKEAVSKGDVSTEIALAPAIKFNGGGHLNHSIFWNNLSPNGGKPDGALLKQIEKDFSSLEELKKRLSEATVAVQGSGWGWLGYNAKDKRLQIAACANQDPLQATTGLVPLFGIDVWEHAYYLQYKNVRPEYVKAIWDIANWNDINDRFKKAAGC, encoded by the exons ATGTTTGCTGCAAGACGTGCCTTCGCAGCAGGGGCTCT aagcaCCAAGAATGTTTCAAGGCAAAAGCATACTCTGCCTGAGTTGCCCTATGACTACAGGGCACTGGAACCAGTGATCTGTGCAGAGATTATGGAGCTTCATCACAGTAAACATCACGCGACATATGTAAACAATTTGAACATTGCTGAGGACAAATTGAAGGAAGCTGTGAGTAAGGGTGACGTCTCTACCGAGATTGCATTGGCACCTGCGATTAAGTTCAATGGCGGTGGGCATTTGAATCATTCCATCTTTTGGAACAATTTGTCGCCCAATGGCGGGAAACCAGATG GTGCCCTCCTCAAGCAAATTGAAAAGGATTTCTCCAGCttggaagaattgaaaaaacgacTTTCGGAGGCCACTGTTGCTGTCCAAGGTTCCGGCTGGGGCTGGCTCGGTTACAATGCGAAAGATAAAAGGTTGCAGATTGCAGCCTGCGCTAATCAAGATCCTCTGCAAGCTACAACAGGACTTGTGCCACTGTTTGGTATTGATGTTTGGGAACACGCATATTATCTCCAGTACAAGAATGTCAGACCAGAATATGTTAAGGCAATATGGGACATCGCGAATTGGAATGATATCAATGATCGCTTCAAGAAGGCAGCTGGATGTTGA
- the LOC124416333 gene encoding uncharacterized protein LOC124416333 — protein sequence MDKNGVVSISNRNSIQRKFFQWVGQWFYAGQSEDIIIKPDAPELACFLQAIGFRLREFEKHEDNNSHNGTKNDTLKIIIECGSSKMRAVMELEDVSCQCPNQDDAKDASFWSVSGTAPLGSTENMSKVLETGSNLLPTISRGVTNVIRDVTHHLFKLIKNIPDINQNADSNLNVSARECSLKPPSNAMGIPFVRRHTESDFNTAKCRSLDTLTKRDEVANDKVLETPLISPRNRSCSVSLHDPQKTSDNKLILKEELGNINLAILSHVVSQLHPAPLQRQKTFDMDIECSSIEGEPRPSPPKLSSSPVPVPQLCMSLGQISLQSEEKDLPFIDFLFKAKANLEHALVMLANSPHGSNTNLDDVFLKPAPPKTSLRISPTNNSRPGSSCSLPAQPASRNANLHRSSVRRNVATSFRKSLDGTKSPADKSTPTSRNILQRRSLGGRLPSPKPVQVKVDTPRPGTSGMKSNPLESRMIITAKRRVSPDPKASSSEFSKHNASLNISGLKKLAVTNKLESNNALSKTLPGSTANKFGFIKKKV from the exons ATGGACAAGAACGGAGTTGTGTCTATTTCAAACCGTAATTCAattcaacgaaaatttttccaatggGTAGGGCAGTGGTTTTATGCTGGACAATCGGAAGAT attattattaaacCAGATGCCCCCGAACTGGCGTGCTTCCTTCAGGCGATTGGCTTTCGGTtgcgagaatttgaaaagcatGAGGATAATAATAGCCATAATGGAACTAAAAACGATAccctgaaaattattatagaatGCGGCTCTTCAAAAATGAGAGCGGTGATGGAGCTTGAAGATGTTAGTTGTCAGTGCCCAAATCAGGATGACGCTAAGGACGCTTCATTCTGGAGCGTGAGTGGCACTGCCCCTTTGGGAAGCACG gAGAACATGAGCAAAGTTTTAGAAACTGGTAGCAACCTTTTACCAACAATTTCTAGAGGTGTCACAAACGTCATTCGAGATGTTACACACCATCTTTTTAAGCTGATAAAAAACATTCCAGACATCAATCAGAATGcagattcaaatttaaatgtaTCGGCTAGAGAATGCTCTTTAAAACCTCCGTCTAATGCAATGGGCATTCCATTTGTGCGACGACATACTGAATCCGATTTTAATACAGCAAAATGTCGATCTTTGGATACACTTACTAAACGCGATGAAGTGGCGAATGACAAGGTTTTGGAAACCCCTTTGATTTCTCCCAGAAACCGCTCTTGCAGTGTTTCACTGCATGATCCACAA AAAACTTCAGATAATAAGCTGATTCTGAAGGAAGAGTTAGGCAACATTAACTTGGCTATTTTGTCTCATGTGGTTTCTCAGTTGCATCCCGCTCCTCTTCAACGTCAGAAGACTTTTGATATGGATATTGAATGCTCAAGCATAGAGGGTGAGCCTCGTCCATCTCCACCAAAACTTTCAAGCTCTCCAGTCCCGGTTCCTCAGCTTTGTATGTCACTGGGTCAAATATCACTGCAGAGTGAGGAGAAAGATCTGCCTTTTATAGACTTTTTATTTAAAGCCAAAGCTAATCTGGAACATGCTTTGGTTATGCTGGCTAATAGTCCGCATGGCTCAAATACAAACTTGGATG ACGTATTCCTGAAACCGGCTCCACCGAAGACCTCCCTCAGAATTAGCCCTACAAATAATTCACGACCTGGATCTAGCTGCTCTCTGCCAGCTCAGCCTGCATCTAGGAATGCAAATCTACACAGATCATCGGTACGAAGAAACGTTGCAACATCTTTCCGAAAAAGTCTTGACGGAACGAAATCCCCAGCTGACAAATCTACTCCAACTAGTCGAAATATCCTGCAAAGAAGGAGCTTAGGGGGACGACTTCCCTCGCCCAAACCAGTCCAGGTAAAAGTCGATACTCCAAGACCTGGAACCAGTGGGATGAAGTCTAATCCCTTAGAAtcgagaatgattataacagCAAAGCGAAGAGTTTCACCCGATCCAAAAGCTAgctcttctgaattttcaaagcacaATGCTTCCCTGAATATATCAGGACTGAAAAAATTGGCAGTTACCAATAAACTAGAATCGAACAATGCTTTGTCAAAAACTTTGCCTGGAAGTACTGCAAACAAGTTTGGATTCATCAAGAAGAAAGTGTAA
- the LOC124416334 gene encoding pre-mRNA-splicing regulator WTAP: protein MAEESMEVKSAGPSSPRSPQSNGGGKPNSPPSPLAVRQPRRIKLSEQQLDSSTRDELASKWREQDLYVEYLEAQTTAQEGELASLRDSEDKYRQQYAEASHREKILVRRLASKEQELQEYVNQISEMKAAQAPSAAALKSALLDPAVNILIQRLRQELITTKAKLEDTQNELSAWKFTPDSNTGKRLMAKCRLLYQENEELGRMIASGRIAKLEGELALQKSFSEEVKKSQSELDEFLQDLDEDVEGMQSTIYFLQQELRKARESVTLLQQENIALKSSSGESNLTNGMSPHTPPIKKEEVDESATALEVKTVKPEESDMCKGARTPPLPPEGSPRSDRGSVEKSERTERRPSQSDLQIDESSSDSAALIIKVENEELSDRDEEEQDNRNSKRTLRTKSNNKGSGKSNGEEVTTRTTRGRDKAKREKSGAGSDDERTHKKKRRESVLSLDYNEADDDALVLTNGETLQSDPE from the exons ATGGCTGAGGAAAGCATGGAAGTAAAATCAGCAGGGCCGTCTTCACCTCGCAGTCCTCAAAGCAACGGAGGTGGCAAACCGAACAGTCCACCTTCTCCTTTGGCAGTTCGTCAACCACGCAGGATTAAATTATCAGAGCAACAATTGGACAGCTCGACAAGGGACGAGTTGGCGTCGAAGTGGCGCGAACAGGACTTGTATGTGGAATATCTAGAGGCACAAACTACAGCCCAGGAAG GTGAACTAGCTTCACTGAGAGATTCAGAAGACAAGTACAGGCAACAGTACGCTGAAGCATCACACAGAGAGAAGATTTTAGTGAGGAGGCTTGCCTCCAAAGAACAGGAATTGCAAGAATATGTT AATCAAATATCGGAAATGAAAGCTGCTCAGGCACCATCTGCAGCAGCACTAAAATCAGCTTTGTTGGACCCTGCAGTGAACATACTCATTCAGCGACTGCGACAAGAGCTCATTACAACAAAAGCAAAGTTAGAAGATACACAAAATGAGCTCAGTGCTTGGAAATTTACACCAGACAG CAATACGGGAAAGCGGTTAATGGCCAAGTGTAGGCTGTTGTATcaagaaaacgaagaattgGGGCGGATGATTGCAAGCGGCCGAATCGCCAAGCTGGAAGGTGAACTTGCATTGCAGAAAAGCTTTAGCGAAGAAGTCAAAAAGTCTCAATCTG AACtggatgaatttttacaaGACTTGGACGAGGATGTTGAAGGTATGCAAAGTACCATTTACTTTCTGCAGCAAGAACTCCGCAAGGCACGTGAATCTGTGACGTTACTTCAGCAAGAAAATATTGCACTGAAATCCAGTTCGGGTGAGAGCAACCTGACAAACGGCATGTCTCCCCATACTCCGCcaataaagaaagaagaagtagaCGAAAGTGCTACAGCTCTTGAAGTAAAAACCGTGAAACCAGAAGAGAGTGACATGTGCAAAGGTGCTAGGACTCCGCCATTACCACCCGAGGGTTCGCCTCGGAGTGACAGAGGAAGTGTTGAAAAGTCTGAAAGGACAGAACGTAGGCCTAGTCAATCAGATCTGCAAATTGACGAGAGTTCCAGTGATTCGGCAGCCCTCattataaaagttgaaaacgaGGAATTAAGTGACAGGGATGAAGAGGAACAGGATAATCGAAATAGCAAAAGGACTTTGAGGACTAAAAGTAATAACAAAGGTAGCGGTAAGTCAAACGGGGAAGAGGTGACGACAAGGACAACCAGGGGTAGGGATAAAGCTAAAAGGGAAAAAAGTGGGGCAGGCAGTGATGACGAGAGGACAcataagaaaaaacgaagagaaagtGTTCTTTCTCTTGATTATAATGAAGCTGACGATGACGCGTTGGTGCTAACTAATGGTGAGACGCTTCAGAGTGATcctgaatga
- the LOC124415855 gene encoding zinc finger HIT domain-containing protein 1: MTKMAARESGRIKDANQKRVLDDAARKRRQRKALEALEEDNFHDDPHADLVMSKKVPKFQETLDSRGVGRKKKTKSAEYYKQRFRKTFSQLVEEDHNYNPSPPNYMSAQSQPSQFPDRHFCAVCGFPSNYTCIPCGARYCCIKCLGTHLDTRCLKWTA; this comes from the exons ATGACAAAAATGGCAGCCCGCGAATCGGGCAGAATAAAAGATGCGAACCAGAAAAGAGTTTTGGATGATGCCGCAAGGAAACGAAGACAAAGGAAAGCTCTGGAGGCTCTTGAGGAGGATAACTTTCATGATGATCCACACGCTGATTTGG TAATGAGCAAGAAAGTACCGAAATTTCAAGAAACACTTGATAGCAGAGGAGTCGGGCGAAAAAAGAAGACCAAATCGGCAGAATATTACAAGCAAAGATTTCGCAAAACATTCTCTCAATTGGTGGAAGAAGATCACAACTACAATCCAAGTCCACCTAATTATATGTCAGCCCAATCTCAACCTTCTCAATTTCCAGATAGACACTTTTGCGCAGTTTGTGGATTTCCTAGCAATTACACTTGCATTCCTTGTGGCGCCAGATACTGTTGTATCAAATGTTTAGGAACCCATTTAGATACCAGGTGTTTGAAATGGACGGCATAG
- the LOC124415856 gene encoding general transcription factor IIH subunit 5: MVNVMKGILVECDAAMKQFLLHLDETFALGKKFIIQDLDERHLFISADILETLQTKVDDLMDQISFPLADKGL, from the exons ATGGTGAATGTTATGAAAGGAATTTTAGTTGAATG CGATGCGGCTATGAAACAGTTTTTACTGCATCTGGATGAAACATTCGCCCTAGGAAAGAAATTCATCATTCAAGATCTTGATGAGCGTCACTTGTTCATATCTGCAGATATTTTGGAAACATTGCAAACAAAAGTTGACGACCTTATGGATCAGATCTCATTCCCTCTAGCAGATAAGGGATTGTAA
- the LOC124415854 gene encoding meiotic nuclear division protein 1 homolog, whose translation MSKRKGVSADEKRVRMLQLFYEKREFFQLKDLEKIAPKEKGIVAQSVKDVVQALVDDGLIDTDKIGTSIYFWAFPGKNIKLTEKNIEEANQKIFEAEMKIAKISEEILREKVEKEDSIERQKLIQEVTKLQRRETKLQKELAEHMANDPEEVAELTKKAEKYKDGTNAWTDNIFAIQSWCNKKFDISKTELNKQFNIAEDLDYIE comes from the exons ATGTCTAAACGAAAAGGAGTGTCGGCAGATGAGAAACGTGTTAGGATGCTTCAGCTATTTTATGAGAAAAGGGAATTCTTCCAACTTAAGGATTTGGAGAAAATTGCTCCCAAAGAGAAAGGTATCGTGGCTCAATCTGTTAAAGATGTGGTACAGGCTTTGGTTGACGACGGACTGATTGATACTGACAAAATTGGAACTTCAATCTATTTTTGGGCATTTCCCGG aaaaaatataaaattgactGAAAAGAACATTGAGGAGGcgaatcaaaaaatatttgaggCTGAAATGAAGATTGCTAAAATTAGTGAAGAAATTCTCAGAGAAAAA GTTGAAAAAGAGGACTCAATAGAgagacaaaaattaattcaagagGTGACAAAGTTGCAACGACGAGAAACCAAACTTCAAAAAGAACTTGCAGAGCACATGGCAAATGACCCCGAAGAAGTTGCAGAGTTGACTAAAAAAGCAGAG AAATATAAAGATGGAACAAATGCGTGGACGGATAATATATTTGCAATACAGAGCTGGTGCAACAAGAAATTTGACATATCTAAGACAGaactaaacaaacaatttaATATCGCCGAAGATTTAGATTACATAGAATAA
- the LOC124412642 gene encoding hydroxyacyl-coenzyme A dehydrogenase, mitochondrial-like: protein MILPFAIIRRGMATSSSLNNAIKHITVVGGGLMGSGIAQVAAQAGNRVTLVDISPDVLKKSQESIQKNLGRVAKKLYKDNPAEGEKLVKTALASIEVSTDLQTAVKSTDLVIEAIVENMEAKHKLFASIDDVAPASTIFASNTSSLSIGEIASVSNRKDRFGGLHFFNPVPVMKLLEVIRIPETSDETYNTLMEWGKAIGKTCITCKDTPGFVVNRLLVPYISEAVRLLERGDASARDIDIAMKLGAGYPMGPIELADYVGHDTTKAILDGWHKKFPDNPVFKPTETLNKLVKEGKLGVKTGEGFYKYNK from the exons ATGATTTTACCATTTGCAATCATAAGAAGAGGTATGGCGACGTCTAGTTCTCTCAATAATGCAATTAAGCATATTACTGTTGTCGGAGGTGGGCTCATGGGCTCAGGGATTGCTCAG GTTGCAGCTCAAGCAGGAAACCGAGTAACTCTGGTAGATATCAGTCCTGATGTATTGAAGAAATCTCAGGAGAGTATTCAGAAGAACTTAGGTCGCGTAGCCAAGAAATTATATAAA GACAATCCTGCTGAGGGTGAAAAGTTGGTAAAGACTGCATTGGCCAGTATAGAAGTTAGTACGGATCTTCAAACCGCAGTAAAGAGTACAGATCTTGTCATAGAAGCAATTGTGGAAAATATGGAAGCTAAGCACAAACTTTTCGCTAGCATAGATGAT GTTGCTCCTGCATCTACGATCTTTGCAAGCAATACGTCTTCTTTGTCGATTGGAGAAATTGCTTCGGTTAGCAATCGTAAGGACAGATTTGGCGGTCTTCATTTCTTCAATCCTGTACCTGTTATGAAATTGCTTGAG GTCATTCGTATTCCGGAAACTTCAGATGAAACATATAACACTCTAATGGAATGGGGTAAGGCTATTGGGAAAACTTGTATCACTTGTAAAGATACTCCTGGATTTGTGGTCAACAGACTTCTCGTTCCTTACATCAGTGAAGCTGTACGCCTTTTAGAACGTG GAGATGCATCTGCACGAGACATTGATATTGCAATGAAGCTGGGAGCTGGATATCCAATGGGTCCAATAGAACTTGCGGACTATGTTGGTCATGACACTACCAAGGCTATTCTTGATG gTTGGCATAAGAAATTCCCAGACAATCCAGTATTCAAACCTACTGAAACCCTAAACAAGCTTGTAAAGGAAGGAAAATTGGGTGTTAAAACGGGCGAAGGTTTCTATAAGTACAATAAGTAG